The following nucleotide sequence is from bacterium.
CCGATGTCACACTGTCGATTTCCTGCACGACGCGACCGCCACGCCCGGGCGAGGAACCCGGCAAGCACTACCGCTTCATCGACAAGACGGCGTTCTTCGCCATGCGCGACCAGGGCAATCTGCTGGAATGGGCAGAGGTCCACGGGAATTTTTACGGCACGCCACGCGACCGCATCGACCAGGCAATGGCGCGCGGCCGCGACGTGCTGCTCGAAATCGATTGGCAAGGTGCGCGTCAGGTTCGCAGGCTGTTTCCCGACGCGGTGGGTGTTTTTATCCTGCCCCCGTCCATCGATGCACTCGCGGCCCGGTTGCACAAGCGCGGCCAGG
It contains:
- a CDS encoding guanylate kinase; the protein is DVTLSISCTTRPPRPGEEPGKHYRFIDKTAFFAMRDQGNLLEWAEVHGNFYGTPRDRIDQAMARGRDVLLEIDWQGARQVRRLFPDAVGVFILPPSIDALAARLHKRGQDTPSVISRRLQDAGSEMNHVGEFQYVIINQEFSVALAQLTQIVAATRLRYAAQAARHAGLFVQLGIHAAGA